A single region of the Nicotiana sylvestris chromosome 6, ASM39365v2, whole genome shotgun sequence genome encodes:
- the LOC138870763 gene encoding uncharacterized protein, with product MWEDSRGEERPPARWDEFVDAFMDHFLPAETMAARATKFEVLKQGSMSVWEYHIEFVILSKYAPQLVSTMGDRVRQFVQGLSPLVVNEAATAALHSDMNYGKIVGFAQATKARKLKIRAERETATSSARPPAPAGRGAIRGGARGRSGPCLFYALSGRQSAEASPDVVTCILYVQVIDCYALIDPGSSLSYFTPFIASSFGVEPEQLHEPFSVSNPVGDSITAVRVYRNCVVTICGHATMTDLIELGMVDFDVIMGMDWLYSCFVKLDCRTRVMRLEFPNESVIEWKGNGVVPKGRFISYLKASKMIMKGCIYHLVWVADTTSEVSAPESVLVVNKFLEVFPDELPGIPPDREIDFRIDVLPDTQPISIPPYRMAPAELRELKEQLKDLLEKGFIRPSVWGAPVLFVRKKDGSLWMCIDYRQLNKSREDHADHLRAVLQTLYQHQLYAKFSKCEFWLESITFLVHVVSSEGIQRPLAREVHQLSSLGVRLADSNEGGVIVQNGAESSIVAEVKEKQFNDPLLAQLKERIHKHKTTAFSVGMNDGTLWYQDRLCVPDIDGLRERIMVEAHTSRYSVHPGSTKMYHDLKEIYWWNNMKRDVADFVAKRLNCQQVKAERQRTGGLAQCIEIPMWKWEMINMDFVVGLSRKFDSIWGSWDDHLLLIEFAYNNSFHTSIQMASFEALYGRRYRSPIGWFEVGEAELIGPDLVYQAMEKVKLIKERLKTAQSHQNSYLDVRHRDLEFKEDDWVFLKVSPMKDPPVILANSVDDEIFAEKVGLELTLTHLIRLYRPFHHRGIGEPSEVRHCSFVEGEGLLASELKNDNSK from the exons ATGTGGGAGGATTCCCGTGGGGAGGAAAGACCTCCAGCTAGATGGGATGAGTTTGTAGATGCATTCATGGACCACTTCTTGCCTGCCGAGACAATGGCGGCCCGTGCCACTAagtttgaggtcctcaagcagggcagtatgagtgtttgggagtaccACATAGAGTTTGTGATATTGTCCAAGTATGCTCCCCAGTTAGTGTCGACCATGGGTGATCGAGTTCGGCAATTTGTTCAGGGTCTTAGTCCCTTGGTGGTGAACGAGGCTGCTACAGCGGCCTTACACtcagatatgaattatgggaagattgtgGGATTCGCTCAGGCCACAAAGGCTAGGAAGTTGAAAATACGGGCAGAAAGGGAGA CTGCTACATCATCCGCGCGCCCTCCAGCTCCAGCAGGGCGTGGTGCAATTAGGGGTGGAGCTCGTGGTAGAAGTGGACCTTGCTTATTTTACGCTTTGAGTGGTCGCCAGAGtgcagaggcttctccagatgttgtcaCATGTATCTTGTATGTTCAGGTCATTGATTgttatgctcttattgatccGGGGTCCTCTTTGTCTTATTTCACCCCATTCATTGCTTCAAGTTTTGGGGTAGAACCCGAACAGCTTCATGAGCCATTCTCTGTATCTAATCCAGTTGGTGATTCTATCACAGCCGTGCGAGTTTATAGGAATTGTGTTGTCACGATATGTGGTCATGCTACAATGACCGATCTTATTGAGCTTggaatggtggattttgatgtgattatgggaatggactggCTTTATTCGTGCTTTGTTAAACTTGACTGCCGAACGAGAGTCATGAGGCTTGAGTTCCCTAATGAGTCAGTTATTGAGTGGAAGGGAAATGGTGTGgtgccgaaaggtaggtttatttcctaccttaaggcttCAAAGATGATTATGAAGGGGTGTATCTACCATTTGGTCTGGGTGGCGGACACCACTTCAGAAGTGTCTGCTCCCGAGTCCGTGCTAGTTGTGAATAAGTTTCTTGAAGTGTTTCCGGACGAGCTTCCAGGGATCCCaccagatagggagattgatttcagGATTGATGTATTGCCAGATACGCAACcaatatctattccaccatacaggATGGCGCCAGCGGAGTTaagggagttaaaggagcagctgaAGGATTTATTAGAAAAGGGATTCATACGGCCAAGTGTGTGGGGTGCTCCAGTTCTTTTTGTTaggaagaaggatgggtcgctctggatgtgtattgattatcggcagcttaacaag AGCCGAGAGGATCATGCCGATCAcctcagggcagttctgcagaccctttatcagcaccagttgtatgctaaattttcaaaatgtgaattttggttagAGTCCATTACCTTTCTGGTCCATGTTGTTTCCAGTGAAGGGATTCAG agaccgttagccagggaggttcaccaattgtccagtttgggagttcgccttgcagactctaatgaaggaggagtaATTGTACAGAATGGGGCTGAATCATCGATCGTGGCAgaggtgaaagagaagcaatttaACGATCCGTTGTTAGCACAACTGAAGGAGaggattcataaacacaagaccacagctttttccgttggcatgaatgatggtaccctATGGTACCAAGACCGCCTGTGTGTTCCTGATATcgacggtcttcgggaaaggatcatggtagaggctcacacttccaggtattccgtgcacccaggttctacaaaaatgtatcatgatctcaaggaaatttattggtggaacaacatgaagaggGATGTGGCGGATTTTGTGGCGAAACGTCtgaattgtcaacaagtgaaggccgaacgTCAAAGGACCGGTGGATTGGCTCAatgcatagaaattccaatgtggaaatgggagatgattaacatggattttgtggtagggttgtcGCGCAaattcgactcaatttgg ggtagttgggatgaccatttgctgctcatagaatttgcttacaacaacagcttccatacTAGTATCCAAATGGCATCGTTcgaagcattgtatggtaggagatataGGTCTCCCATCGGATGGTTTGAGGTTGGAGAAgcggaattgatagggccggacctcgtgtatcaggccatggagaaagtcaagctTATTAAAgaaaggttgaaaactgctcaaagtcACCAAAATTCCTATTTGGATGTGCGtcacagagatttggagttcaaagaagacgattgggtattcttgaaagtttccccaatgaagg ATCcacccgtcattttggcgaatagtgttgatgatgagatttttgcAGAGAAGGTAGGGCTTGAACTTACGCTTACTCATCTTATTAggttgtaccggccctttcaccatcgag GCATCGGAGAGCCTTCTGAGGTGAGGCATTGCTCCTTTGTAGAAGGGGAAGGGTTGCTAGCTTCCGAGCTAAAGAACGACAACAGTAAGTGA